The following proteins are co-located in the Sphingobacteriaceae bacterium genome:
- a CDS encoding PorV/PorQ family protein, whose product MKNLKYIGLSAVLFAAVDVNAGNPERAGQAGASQLLINPFARNAGMAGSNSAKVRGLEAQFLNIAGTAYTRKTEIMFNRTSWLSGTDIFINSFGITQGVGETGTIGFGVMAINAGKIEITTEDQPEGGLGTYNPTFQNISLSYAKMFSDNIFGGINIKLLNEQIPNVSARGVAIDAGIQYHTGKNEQIHIGIALKNWGPKMTYRGDGLSRQTSVRYGNNYELTVNNRSGAFELPALVNIGLSYDLYLMKDSSGVSKKHRVSLNSTYTSNSFTYDNYLFGLEYSWKDILMFRGGMYIEKDIFDAENRRTALTGPAGGITFEIPFNEKKSTFGLDYSYRATNPFSGIHTFGFRLNL is encoded by the coding sequence ATGAAAAATTTAAAATACATAGGACTTTCGGCAGTGCTTTTTGCTGCGGTTGACGTAAATGCAGGTAATCCTGAGCGTGCAGGTCAGGCAGGCGCAAGTCAATTATTAATTAATCCCTTTGCTCGCAACGCTGGAATGGCGGGATCAAATTCTGCCAAAGTTAGAGGGTTAGAAGCTCAGTTTTTAAACATTGCCGGTACTGCGTATACTCGCAAAACTGAGATTATGTTTAACAGAACGAGTTGGCTTTCCGGAACTGATATTTTTATTAATAGCTTTGGTATCACGCAAGGTGTTGGTGAAACCGGAACAATAGGTTTTGGTGTAATGGCTATTAATGCCGGTAAGATTGAAATTACTACGGAAGATCAACCGGAAGGTGGCTTAGGCACATATAACCCAACTTTTCAAAATATTAGTTTGTCCTATGCAAAAATGTTTTCTGATAATATTTTTGGTGGAATAAACATCAAATTACTGAATGAACAAATACCAAATGTATCGGCAAGGGGTGTGGCTATAGACGCAGGAATTCAATACCATACCGGAAAAAACGAACAAATTCATATTGGAATCGCTCTTAAAAATTGGGGACCAAAAATGACTTATCGTGGTGATGGTTTAAGTCGTCAAACCAGTGTACGTTATGGTAACAATTACGAATTAACTGTAAATAACCGTTCCGGAGCTTTTGAACTACCGGCTTTGGTAAATATCGGACTTTCTTATGATTTGTATTTAATGAAAGACAGTAGCGGTGTTTCAAAAAAACATAGAGTTTCATTAAATAGTACGTATACTTCTAATTCTTTTACTTACGATAACTACCTTTTCGGATTGGAATATTCATGGAAAGATATTTTAATGTTTAGAGGCGGTATGTATATTGAAAAAGATATTTTCGATGCTGAAAACAGAAGAACCGCTTTAACGGGTCCGGCCGGTGGAATTACTTTTGAAATTCCGTTTAATGAGAAGAAATCTACTTTTGGATTGGATTATTCATATAGAGCTACTAACCCTTTTAGTGGAATTCATACTTTTGGATTCAGATTGAATTTATAA
- the greA gene encoding transcription elongation factor GreA: MAQQIGYYTEEGLAKLKAELHELETVERKKCTAAVAEARDKGDLSENAEYDAAREAQGLLEVRIGKLKDVIANARLVDESQLDLSKVSILTTVKIKNAANGATMKYTLVAESEADLKAGKISIDSPIGQGILGKKVGDKAQVKVPAGTITFEILEITL, from the coding sequence ATGGCACAACAAATTGGATATTACACCGAAGAAGGTTTGGCTAAATTGAAAGCCGAATTACATGAATTGGAAACTGTAGAAAGAAAGAAATGCACTGCAGCTGTTGCCGAAGCTAGAGATAAAGGCGACTTAAGTGAAAATGCTGAGTACGATGCGGCTCGGGAAGCGCAAGGTTTATTGGAAGTTCGTATTGGCAAATTAAAAGATGTAATTGCGAATGCTAGATTAGTTGACGAATCGCAACTTGATTTAAGTAAAGTAAGTATATTAACTACAGTGAAAATTAAAAATGCTGCTAATGGGGCAACTATGAAATATACTTTGGTGGCTGAAAGTGAAGCGGATTTGAAAGCAGGGAAAATTTCGATCGATTCACCCATTGGACAAGGAATATTAGGGAAAAAAGTTGGCGATAAGGCCCAGGTAAAAGTACCGGCCGGTACCATTACTTTTGAAATATTAGAGATTACATTATAA
- a CDS encoding HIT family protein — protein sequence MPSIFSKIVSGEIPAYKIAENDNFLAFLDAFPLKQGHVLVIPKTEIDLLFDLDKQTYTGLFDFTNTIAQAIKKSIPCNRVSLHVVGLEVPHAHIHLIPINTTNDCNFSNPKLKFTKEEFEQTALLIKSNL from the coding sequence ATGCCTAGCATTTTTTCAAAAATTGTAAGTGGTGAAATACCTGCTTACAAAATAGCAGAAAATGATAATTTCTTGGCCTTTTTAGATGCATTTCCTTTAAAGCAAGGACATGTATTGGTAATTCCGAAAACCGAAATTGATTTATTATTTGATCTGGATAAACAAACGTATACCGGATTGTTTGATTTCACAAATACAATTGCACAGGCTATTAAAAAAAGTATTCCCTGCAATCGGGTTTCCTTACATGTTGTCGGTTTGGAAGTGCCACATGCACACATTCATCTAATTCCAATCAATACTACAAATGATTGTAATTTTAGCAATCCAAAATTAAAATTTACAAAAGAAGAGTTTGAACAAACAGCGTTGCTTATCAAGTCAAATCTTTGA
- a CDS encoding glycine--tRNA ligase, whose product MSTKPEDFFKNIISHCKEYGFIFPSSEIYDGLSAVYDYGQYGAELKKNLREYWWKAMVQMHENIVGIDAAIFMHPTTWKASGHVDAFNDPLIDNKDSKKRYRADVLIEEYVAKIEDKINKEIEKAAKRFENFDAVMFKSTNARVLEYQNKIDAVNARFKEAMNQNNLAEVKQIIIDCEIADPISGSRNWTDVRQFNLMFSTSMGSVAEEGSTIYLRPETAQGIFVNYLNVQKSGRMKIPFGIAQTGKAFRNEIVARQFIFRMREFEQMEMQFFVKPGTEMKWYEYWKEARLKWHQSLELGNENYKFHDHLKLAHYANAACDIEFQFPFGFKELEGIHSRTDFDLKQHEEFSGKKLQYFDPEENKSYVPYVVETSVGLDRLFLATLSSAYQDEKLENGETRTVLNLPPALAPIKAAIFPLVKKDGLPELANKIADLLKFDYQVIIDEKDTVGKRYRRQDAIGTPFCITVDHQSLEDNTITVRDRNTMKQERINIEALSSFMSEKVSLKSLLKKL is encoded by the coding sequence ATGTCGACCAAACCAGAAGATTTTTTCAAGAACATTATTTCTCATTGTAAGGAATACGGATTTATTTTTCCAAGTAGTGAAATTTACGATGGGTTAAGTGCAGTGTATGATTACGGACAGTATGGCGCTGAACTAAAGAAAAATTTACGCGAATATTGGTGGAAGGCTATGGTGCAAATGCACGAAAATATTGTAGGCATAGATGCTGCTATATTTATGCATCCTACAACTTGGAAAGCTAGCGGACATGTGGATGCATTTAATGATCCCTTAATTGATAATAAGGATAGTAAAAAGAGATACAGAGCCGACGTGTTGATTGAAGAATACGTGGCCAAAATAGAAGATAAAATTAATAAGGAAATAGAAAAGGCCGCAAAACGATTTGAGAACTTTGACGCGGTTATGTTCAAAAGCACAAATGCCAGAGTGCTTGAATACCAAAATAAAATTGACGCAGTAAATGCAAGATTCAAAGAAGCAATGAATCAAAACAATTTGGCGGAAGTAAAACAGATTATTATTGATTGTGAAATTGCAGATCCCATTAGCGGAAGCCGAAACTGGACAGATGTGAGACAATTTAATTTAATGTTTTCAACTTCCATGGGGTCGGTTGCTGAAGAAGGAAGTACTATTTATTTAAGACCGGAAACGGCGCAGGGTATTTTTGTAAACTATTTAAACGTACAAAAATCGGGCAGAATGAAAATTCCTTTTGGAATTGCACAAACCGGTAAAGCTTTCCGAAATGAAATTGTTGCTCGTCAGTTTATTTTTAGGATGCGTGAATTTGAGCAAATGGAAATGCAGTTTTTTGTGAAGCCGGGTACCGAAATGAAATGGTATGAATATTGGAAAGAAGCCCGTTTAAAATGGCATCAAAGCTTAGAACTAGGAAATGAGAATTACAAATTTCATGATCATTTAAAATTAGCGCATTATGCCAATGCAGCATGCGATATTGAATTTCAGTTTCCTTTTGGATTCAAAGAATTGGAGGGTATACATTCAAGAACAGATTTTGATTTAAAACAGCATGAAGAATTCAGCGGCAAAAAACTGCAATATTTTGACCCCGAAGAAAATAAAAGTTATGTACCTTATGTGGTCGAAACCTCTGTAGGATTAGATCGATTATTTCTAGCAACCTTATCATCTGCTTATCAGGATGAAAAATTAGAAAATGGCGAAACAAGAACGGTATTAAACTTACCTCCTGCGCTGGCTCCAATTAAAGCTGCTATTTTTCCATTGGTTAAAAAAGATGGTTTGCCTGAATTAGCTAATAAAATTGCCGACTTATTAAAATTCGATTATCAAGTTATCATTGATGAAAAAGACACTGTTGGAAAACGATACAGAAGACAAGATGCTATTGGAACTCCATTCTGTATAACAGTAGATCATCAAAGTTTAGAAGATAATACGATAACCGTTCGCGACAGAAATACCATGAAGCAGGAAAGAATAAATATAGAAGCACTTTCAAGTTTCATGTCAGAAAAAGTTAGTTTAAAGAGTCTATTGAAGAAACTATAA
- a CDS encoding pantoate--beta-alanine ligase: MLIFTKISDLRNFLDHNANSGKKVGFVPTMGALHKGHLYLIESACQQCEIVVCSIFVNPTQFNDPKDLERYPRTPESDIELLQTTKCDALFLPDANEIYPVKDERQFDFGLLDKVLDGKHRPGHFNGVAQVVSKLFAIVQPHAAFFGLKDLQQVCIIKKLVRVLALNIEIVACPTYREKNGLAMSSRNMLLTEEQREQAVQISKYLFWAQELFHEKKSAVEIKNIILNAITNNPNLSLDYFSICELENLQEVNEFNINQKYAALIACTIGKIRLIDNVIL; encoded by the coding sequence GTGTTAATATTCACCAAAATAAGCGATTTACGCAACTTTTTAGACCATAATGCTAATTCGGGTAAGAAAGTAGGTTTTGTGCCCACCATGGGCGCCTTACACAAAGGTCATTTGTATTTAATAGAATCTGCCTGTCAACAGTGTGAAATTGTGGTTTGCAGCATTTTTGTGAATCCTACGCAATTCAACGATCCAAAAGATTTGGAGCGATACCCTCGAACACCTGAAAGTGACATTGAATTACTTCAAACCACAAAGTGTGATGCGCTCTTTTTACCTGATGCCAACGAAATTTATCCGGTAAAAGACGAAAGACAATTTGATTTTGGTTTGTTGGATAAAGTTTTAGATGGCAAGCACCGACCAGGACATTTTAACGGGGTAGCGCAAGTGGTTAGTAAATTATTTGCCATTGTTCAACCCCATGCAGCTTTTTTCGGATTAAAAGATTTACAACAGGTTTGTATTATTAAAAAACTAGTACGAGTACTTGCACTGAATATCGAAATTGTTGCCTGCCCGACTTATCGCGAAAAAAACGGATTAGCCATGAGTTCACGAAACATGTTGTTAACAGAAGAACAACGAGAGCAGGCCGTTCAAATTTCAAAATATCTTTTCTGGGCTCAAGAATTATTCCATGAAAAAAAATCAGCCGTTGAAATTAAAAACATTATACTAAATGCTATAACAAATAATCCAAACCTGAGCTTGGATTACTTTTCCATTTGCGAACTGGAAAATCTTCAGGAAGTGAACGAATTTAATATCAATCAAAAATACGCTGCATTGATAGCCTGTACAATCGGAAAAATAAGATTAATTGATAATGTTATTTTATGA